TTCCGTAGTGCACTACTTCGATGACCCTCTGATGACCTGTTGGGATTTTCAGGCATGTTTGAGGATTGTTCTTCTCTTGTCCGTCATCCAAACCTCATTTTCTCCCCAGTTGATCCTCAAGCAATTTGGCTGATGCAAGGCTGGCTCTTCTTCAGTGATGCAGCATTCTGGAAGTCGGCCCAGATTCAGGCCCTACTACACGGAGTGCCCCTTGGACGAATGATCGTGCTCGACCTGTTTGCCGAAACGGAACCAATTTTCTCCTACACTGAGTCGTTCTATGGACAGCCATTTATCTGGTGCATGCTGCATAATTTTGGTGGTAACAATGGTTTCTTTGGTACAGTGGAAAGCATCAACTCAGGGCCCTTTAAAGCCTTGCATTTCCCAAACTCCACTCTCGTGGGCTTAGGAATGTCACCAGAGGGCATAGAGCAAAATCCTGTGATGTATGAGTTGATGAGTGAGCTGGCTTGGCGCAAAGAGCCTGTCAACTTGTCCAAGTGGGTATCACTGTATGCAATACGCCGTTACGGCAGCACAAATGAAAAGGTAACCACTGCATGGGTCTGCCTGTTCGCCAGTGTCTATAACTGCACCGTGCCACATTACCGGAACCACAACCACAGCCCACTGGTGCGCAGGCCTTCCTTTCACATGAATGCTGACCTTTGGTATGACCGGGCAGACTTGTTTAAAGCATGGAAACTGATGGTAGAGGTCGCTCCTTCTCTAATGACCAAGGAAACCTTCCGGTACGACCTCGTGGATGTGACTCGGCAGGTTCTACAAGTCCTGACAACAAGCTATTATCAAGATATCATAAAGGCCTTCCAGACTCAAAAATTGCCAGATCTGCTAACGGCAGGCGGCGTGCTGATCCATGACCTCCTGCCTGAGCTCAGTAGTTTGCTGAATAGTGATCGCAATTTCCTGTTAGGGACGTGGTTGGAGAGTGCACAATCCTTAGCCCTGGATGAGAGGGAGGCACAGCTCTACGACATGAATGCCAGAAACCAGCTCACATTGTGGGGTCCCAGTGGTGAGATCCTGGACTACGCCAGTAAGGAGTGGGGAGGGCTCATGGAAGACTACTACGCCCAGCGCTGGGGGCTGTTTGTCCATATGCTAGTAGAGTGTCTGGACAGTGGTCGACCATTCAAGCAGGACACCTTCAACCAGGCAGTTTTTCAGGTAGAAAAGGGATTCATTTACAACCGCAGGAAGTACCCGACTGAGCCACAGGGAGACACATACAACATCGCCCACAGGATCTTCCTCAAGTACTACCCACAGGCCTTAAAGAGGCTATAGTGAGCACAGACTGCAATGTGGAAAAAAACTTGCCTCATATCACAGCAAGAAGAATGTTTTCCTTCACCTCCGGTTCTACATGGCTGTCCCAAAACATTTTGATGTAGAAAATCGTAGGGCCTGAATTCACAGGAACAGTGTGCTTTACATACTATAACTATTCTATGATAAAAGGGTTCTGACACTTAAACTATTCGTATATGCATCCATTCCTTATAACAGAGAAGACTAGAAATGAAAAGTTAAGTTAATGATTTACTGAGTTAGAGACGATCGTGTcttcatgtgcatgtgtgcatgtaccTGTGGGTGCATGCATCTATTGATGCTTTTTGATTCACCTAAACTTAAAGAAACGTTTTTTAAACATGCACATTGTATTTTACAGAACggatattatttgtgtgtgtatgatctTTGGTGGCTCAGACTAGATGAGGGCTATGCAAATTTGTAGTAGATACACCTATTACATAGCCGAACCATaataaacagagacacacacgtctACAGGTGATGGTACCATTGCAGCATGTCTTTGGCTGGTGGCAGGAAAACCAAGCACACagaaggagaacatgcaaacagaaCCGCCCTGCACAACGGTGACGTATCAGTGAGCTGTAAATGTGTGGTTTCACTGGATaagtgtccccccccctcctctgcctgCACTCTTTGTAAGCTCTTTGCCTAGCTAACACATTGTGTAAGCAAGGCAAACCATGACCCAACACTAGCTCGACAGATATGAATCTGATATCATTGTCCGATCTTGCTCTCAGAAAGACAGCAGATAGGCACGTCTCCTTAAATGTTGAGCTATTCCTTTAAATCCCACTTCCTACACCGCGTCTACAGGTGGCATGTGGGTATCAAAATGCCTGTTACCTGTCAGTATGACTTGAATCTGTATAATGCGTCTTATTCTGAGCAAAGTGACCGACCGGGTTGGCTGTAACATTACAAGACAAATGGGTGAGTAGCAGTTACCAATCAATTGGGATGTTTTGATCTTGCTCACATGGTCCGTAAATCTGGGACGGAGTTGGTGTAAAGGTTTTATCGTAATTTACTATTTTGTTGTGCCCAGATGGCTTCTCCCTTTCAAAGATATATTTTTGTAAGAATATCTATAGGTGTTAAACTGAGGCGCATCACATGTACGACAACAACATCTGAAGAatgctatttttgtttttataagtcACATCTTTTTCTATTTTGGAACACTCAAATGTAGCTGATTCCTTTTGTGATGCACTCAGTTGTACTTcagttcatttacatttttatgttatAGGAGAATGTTATGTTATGAGCACGGTTGAAATTCATAATATTCATAATATGCCAACAAAcatattgtatttttgtattttgattaATTAAACTGCTGTGATCCTTCAACTAAGGCATGTTATTAAAGTCCTCAGGCTATGTGACTAATACATTGTCTTAATTCTCGatctttgttgtgtgtgtgatcggTGGTGAACATCATTAATCTGACCTCCATACAGCAGATTCATCTCTCGACTCAATCCTGTGCCTGTTTAGTGTGAGAGGCACTAGTCAGTAACATGACAGTAACCATTCATGCTCCTCATTTAACTCCTCATCATGTATTCAAAGTACTGGTCTCAGTGTTAAGACCTCAGacatctgaaacatgaggagccACATCACAAgctaaacaaatatttttacttctataatgtgttgtattttattaactttattttatttattttttaaattgtaaccaactgtagtggagtaaaaagtacaatatttccTTGTAAACTTTTGTGGAGTAAAAGTATGAAGCACCAACAAAGTGACCTCACAATTGTACTCAAGTATAGTATGTTTTAGTTTacacaatatataaaatgtatcaGTAAATTTAGGTAATAACATACACTGCAGTGGTTCAAGATTAAGTGTCTATCAGGAATGTGCTTTTATAAATCATGTAAATTGTATCTGTAAACACTAAACAGCCATTAGATGGTGCATGGATACTGAAATACACATGATCAACTACACATTACCAGCTACCAGTTGGTCctacttttaaaatattttaaaaatgtattccaCTCATGAATAAGAATTGCCAATTTATATTACCCTACATATTAATGCAGTATATAGATTATTTGCTTTTTCAGGTGTTAGCGAGATTATGATCAACTAATGACCGCAGTGGATATTAACACCAGGACTGAGAAGAGAGAAGTAGAATACAGGTCATGACTGCGTGTTGAAGGTCAATTAATTACCAAGACACAAAAACTGATACACTTAATATCTCAAGTGTGCTTTCGGATTTGTGTCATATATACTTGTATATATTTCCATTGGGCGTTCCCTCGTTTGATCTGGTTACTATGACTATTAACCACATTATTCAAAATAgcattttttcataattttgtcttatttttattttacctaaCAGACTCGTACTGGGTTCTTTCTGATGATAGctacaataataaatataattacaCCACAAACTAAAAAAAGGTTTGGTTACATACTTTAAGTTGTTCAGATCcatattcaaacatttaaataattctaCCTAGTTCTTTCATTTGGTTGAAAAAACTGTCCCCATGACCTTTGGAGCCAGAGAACAGGAATTCTTCAGACAGGCATGAAATCTGGATCCCACAGAAGGAGGCTGCTGTGTTCATGAAACCTGTTGGGCCTCCTGCTGTATATTTTAAACAGTGGTTTGAAAGAAAGCAGGGGACAGTGAGTGAGACAAGAACTgactccagaaatgaagcagcTCACCAAATACTTTGATTAGTATTTTTATTGTTGAAAAAATAATGATTATCAGGTTTATAGGTGTTGAGGGATGTTCCTCTCCATATGTACACTATGATATTTTCTGTTCTGTTTCAGGCTCATATATAAGATGTGTTAAATCCAGTATATCAAAATTCAAACATTCTCAAAACCCACACTGTGAAGATGAAAAGCTCCACATCCATGTGGAGCTCATCCGGGCGGAGCAGGTTCAGCCTCTCAGAAAACCCCACGTTTTGAAAGTGAGTTTGTGGCTTCCTGGAAATCCAACAGCGGTTGAGAAGCTGAAGCGCTCGAGCCCAACTCTCTATCCATCAAAACGTTTGGATTTCATGATGTCAGCAACAACAGCATGCCACAAGCATTCACACGTCACACCTTTTACTCTTTATCATGGATGGTATTCCACAGCCAGTCATACCAACCGTGCATTTACACCAGGCATCACACAAAGACACTTAAGTAGATCAAAAGTCCTCACCAGGAAGAAAATGGCTGAAGGATGTTACAGCCAATCAGAACCACAGATAGTTTTTACGTCTGTGCTTTTGGTAAAACATGTGACACCGTTTCCTTTCCTCAATGCTGCATTTGTGTCCAGTGGCAGAGTATGTGTCGATATAAAAAAATGAAGCTCGGCTCATCTTTGAGCTGGTGAGTTCAGTTTCGTTTAAGAAACTCTGACAGCTGGAGTGACTGATAGGATTAACTCAACTGGTTCTTTCGAGCTGACGTAAATGCAGCACTGAAAAAAGACGGTTGCTTTGACTGAAGGCAAATGATTCTGAAAAGACACTCGTGCCCTTTTACCATCGTATTACTTTTGTCTTCCTGGATCCAATTTAAAGAACCATACAGATGGTTTTGCATCTTTTCCCCATTTACTTGACATTACATTACTGCCATTCATTTTTCAAAGCATCTACTATGGTTTCAGACTGATGTCGAACCAGGCAGCTGCTGATTTGAAGTCATTTCAGCAAATTCACTCACAAATGAATGTTCTGCTGCATTTACAGTTTGGAGTGTGAAGTTTGTACTGTAAGTATTTGTACTATATAACTTAAACATAGATAAACatacagatacagaaatatattatTTGATATTTAAGGGTCGATAAAAttgattataaaaataatttacaaatgaaaatatgaattaatcAATGAATACTTCAAATTACAAACATCTGTCCATAAATTAATAATTTCAAATACATTAAtcaaatacaatatatataataattaatacAAATGTAAAGATCTTTTTGAAATTGCCTTAATTGTACAATCAAAAGATCCAATAAGTACTTTTGCAATTTAGTCtattgatacatttttaatttgtgaagaaattcaatgaaatgCTTCATTTTCATATCCCAGAATGCCagtatctgttttattttattattctgtaTTGTTTTAACAGTGACAAAGTTAATATGGACATTTGAagttggatgttttttttacagtagtaaGGATATCAATCTATGGTGTCTATATATGCTTGAAATAAAGAAGACATTATAGAGATTTCTTGATGAGTCAAGGCAAAAAAATTTCATTTTGTGACAATTTTAGGACGAGAAGACTCAACTTCATTACTCTCTTTGTCCTTTTTCTCTGAGATTTCTTAACTTCTGTTTACATCGTCCAACTTGCACAGACTTTACAGATCTATGCAGTCTCTAA
The Pleuronectes platessa chromosome 21, fPlePla1.1, whole genome shotgun sequence DNA segment above includes these coding regions:
- the naglu gene encoding alpha-N-acetylglucosaminidase; amino-acid sequence: MSLSSSCSRALLGLFCLHLTAQGKFTALDHISPKASDKAQGRAVVELLKRLIGNRSTEFIVSVNRSLSNDSLDVCELRSTRNNKVVATGSSGVALASGIYNYLKYFCSCHVSWSGDQLDLPSPLPRLSGVQRISSPHRFRYYQNVCTFSYSTVWWDWPRWEREIDWMALNGINLPLAFTGQEALWQEVYRALGLNQSEIEEFFCGPAFLAWNRMGNMFKFGGPLPQSWHINQLNLQFRILERMRSFGMTPVLPAFSGNIPKGILRLYPAANATRLGPWSHFNCSFSCSYMLDPRDPLFLQIGSLYLSQVVKQFGTDHIYNTDTFNEMNPPSSDPTYLSAVSRSVFASMTAVDPQAIWLMQGWLFFSDAAFWKSAQIQALLHGVPLGRMIVLDLFAETEPIFSYTESFYGQPFIWCMLHNFGGNNGFFGTVESINSGPFKALHFPNSTLVGLGMSPEGIEQNPVMYELMSELAWRKEPVNLSKWVSLYAIRRYGSTNEKVTTAWVCLFASVYNCTVPHYRNHNHSPLVRRPSFHMNADLWYDRADLFKAWKLMVEVAPSLMTKETFRYDLVDVTRQVLQVLTTSYYQDIIKAFQTQKLPDLLTAGGVLIHDLLPELSSLLNSDRNFLLGTWLESAQSLALDEREAQLYDMNARNQLTLWGPSGEILDYASKEWGGLMEDYYAQRWGLFVHMLVECLDSGRPFKQDTFNQAVFQVEKGFIYNRRKYPTEPQGDTYNIAHRIFLKYYPQALKRL